One window of Deinococcus fonticola genomic DNA carries:
- the mraZ gene encoding division/cell wall cluster transcriptional repressor MraZ: MPFGEYPYTIDDKGRVVIPPPFREFVEDGMILTRGMEGCLYVFPLASWKRVEEQLEGLPLTDAESRAFVRFFYSGANKARLDNQSRVSVPQTLRDFAQLAGDVIVAGAPGRLELWNPTRWEAAINAVQDSPPKPELLANFVA; this comes from the coding sequence TTGCCGTTCGGAGAGTACCCCTACACCATTGATGACAAGGGCCGCGTGGTCATTCCACCGCCTTTTCGTGAATTCGTGGAGGACGGCATGATCCTGACGCGCGGCATGGAGGGGTGCCTGTACGTGTTTCCCCTGGCGAGCTGGAAGCGTGTGGAGGAGCAACTGGAGGGGCTGCCCCTGACGGACGCCGAGTCGCGGGCGTTCGTGCGTTTCTTCTACTCCGGAGCCAACAAGGCGCGGCTGGACAACCAGAGCCGCGTATCCGTGCCTCAGACGCTGCGTGACTTCGCGCAGCTGGCGGGCGACGTGATCGTGGCGGGCGCCCCGGGAAGGCTGGAGTTGTGGAATCCGACCCGCTGGGAAGCCGCCATCAACGCCGTGCAGGACAGCCCACCAAAACCCGAACTG